ATTTGCAAATACAACCAGCTTCTTAGAATTGAAGAAGAGCTTGGTGCATTGGCAAAGTACCCCGGTAAAAATGCATTTAAGGTTGGTTAAACGAAATGCCACTCAAAAAAGGTACAAAAGTGTTCCTGATTGTTGGTGGCATTCTTGCTTTAGCATTTTTCTTATTTAATGCAAGAGCGATAAGAATAGTAAGTATTTATGCCGAAAGCTCGCGTTTGCGTAGTGACATAGAACGTTTAAAAACAGAAAACCAACTTTTGCGTGATGAGCTGGAAGTTGCAAGTAAGGACAGCGACTATCAGGAGTTTTTGGCTCGCAGGGACCTTGAGCTTATATCTGACGGGGAAATTCAGTATTACTTTGGCAAAGGCAAAGCAAAAGATGAGGATAAATGATAAAGTTGGCCTGGTTTATAAGTTTTGCCGTTTTGTTATTTTTTGCATCGCAGGCAAGCTGCAAACTTATAGTTGATACAAACCAAGATGGTGGCGTAGTTTGTGACGATAACGATGTACAGCGCACCATGAAAGAAGCGGAGTTACTATTTAGGCAGGCAAGCAAAAGTTTCGCCAGTGGCAACGAAGACAAGGCGCAAGAGCTGTACAACAAATCAATGGAGTCTTTTTATTCAATAGAGTTTTATCCGTCAGATTACTACGGTGCCAAAGAAGAATTTGAAAAGGTTTTCTCGAAACTTAACCAATCACTTTATACGGAAAACAAAGAAGACCTTACCTGCAAAAGATATGCTACATTTGATTCGCCTGAAAAAAATCGGCTCTTTGAAATATATCTTAAGTTATACTCACAGGGTCGCCTAAAAGAAGAAACGAAAAATGCGCTTGAGGCATCTGGCGCGTACCGTCAAATGATATTAAACATTTTAAAAGAGTACGACTTGCCAGAAGAGTTGGTTTACTTGCCAGTAGTTGAAAGTTTGTATAAAAATGATACACTTTCAAAAGCAGGGGCACTTGGTTTGTGGCAGATAATGCCCAAGCGCGCGCGGGCTCTGAATTTGCAGGTAAATATATGGATAGATGAGCGCAAAGACCCACAAAAAGCAACTCGCGCGGCCGCACAGTATCTAAAAGATCTTTATGTTATGTTTAATAATTGGAGCTTGGCTATTGCAGCTTATAATCGTGGTGAGTATGGTTTAGAGCGCGATTTAAAGTACTCAAAAACCACTAACATAAACGATGTAAGTAAACAAAAAGCTATTCCAAAAGAAACCGAACACTTTGTACCAAAGTTTATGGCTGTAACAATTCTTGCAGATTATGCCGGTCAATATGGCCTTGAAATAAATTATGACAACCCAATAAAATATGACGAAGTGACAATAAACTCAGTTGTAGATTTGAATATCGCGGCAAAATGTGCAGGAACAGACAAGGAAACCATAAAAAAGCTTAACCCGGCGTTAAAGTTGTGGTGCACGCCGCCAAACTATCCTGACTTTAAGTTAAAAATTCCGGCAGGCAAAGCCAGAGAATTTTTGGATAAAATATCAGGTATAAAAGAATTAAACCTAACAAGCGGATACATAAAGTATAAAGTAAAAAGTGACGATTTTCTAGAAAAAATAGCAATCAAGTTTTCTACATCTGTATCCTCAATAGAAGAGCTTAATGGCATAAAGCGTTCATCCTCTCTGCGTATTGGTACAGTTCTTGCCATCAAGCCCGGTAAGGCGTATTATTCAAAAGATAAGTAATGTAGAACTTCTTGCAAAAAATGGCATTTTGACAATATTTTCGAGCAAATAATATGTATTTGCTTGAAAATATTGTTTAATTTGAGTGTTTGCACTAATAAAAAATATTGCTCTTGGCGCGTTAATTAAACCTGGATTTTGCAACTTAATTTGGCATGCCCCTATGGCAGCCCGCCTTGGGCGGGAATTTGCCCGCTCATAAGAGCGAAGCGGACATAAAGCCTTACAAATTGAATAATCATTAGCAAAACATGGGTTAAAATGTAGCGCGGGAGAGGATTATTAATGAAAAAGTTTAGTGAATTAAATGATTTTGTTGCCTTTTCCTGGATTGGTATTACACTTGCGGCACTTGCGGCACTTGGATTTTTTTTAGGTTCTTGGTTAGACAGTAAGTTAAACACAGCTCCGCTTTTTATGATAGTTTTTATGCTTAGTGGTGTTGCTTTGGGTTTTTTGCGAGTATATTTTTCACTGGCTTTTAAAAACAAAATAGATTCAAAAAAAAATAATAACGATCAAAAAGAGGATTAATGTTTACCAAAGGACTTATATTCGGACTTGTAGCATCTAGTATCTATTTTTTTCTTTTGCGTTTAAGTGTCGCTAAAATATTTTCCCTCAAAGAGCAAAAGCGCAAAATGGCTTATGTTTTATTTTATGTGGCGCGATTAATTGTTTTTGCCGCTCTGATTCTTGCCTTTTTAAAATACAATTTAGGCAGCCCAATTGGTATGCTTAGCGGTGTATTTGCCGGTGGGGTAATTTTTGTATTAACTAATAAATTTTCTAAAACTAAAAATAAATAGGGCATTTTGGAGAGTTAGTTTTTATGCATGGCGTTCCAGAGGCAATTGGCTACCATATAGGCATACCCACAATAGTATTTATGAATTTTGTAGCAATAGCTATTCTCGCATTGCTTTCTTTTCTTGCTACTCGTCGTATGTCTGTTGTGCCAAGCGGAATGCAAAATGTTTTTGAAGTACTTTTTAGTTTTGTATTTGATCTGGCTGATTCTATTATTGGCGTGCAGTCAAAAAAATACTATCCGCTTTTTATTGGGCTTTTCCTTTATATACTTACATCAAATCTAATGGGTGTAATTCCCGGCATGGTATCACCCACCTCAAACATAAACACCACGCTTGCTTTAGCTTTAATAATCTTTTTTAGCACCCATTTTTTTGGCATAAGAAAAAAGGGGCTGCTTAAGTACTTAGACGGGCTTTGCCATGGTGTGCCTATTTGGTTAAAACCAATGATGTTTGTTATAGAAATAATTAGTGAGCTTGCAAGGCCCGTATCTTTATCGTTTCGTTTATTTGGCAATATGATGGCAAAAGAACTACTTTTGGCTATTCTCGCATTGTTAATAATTGTATTATTCCAATCGCATGGGATGTTGCAAAAAGCGCTTAGTGTGGTGCCGCTTGTATTGCAGCCTTTAATGTTATTATTTGGTTTATTTGTAGCTTTTATACAGGCGTTTATATTTACAGTGCTTTCCATATTTTACATTGGCGGCGCTGTTGCTGAAGATCATTAATGTGAAGCAACCATAGACCTTGCAATAGGTGTTAGGAACGAGACGAGCGAGGTCGTGGGTTTTACAACTCAAAAAGCAAGAGCGATGTTATAGACATCGGGCGAGCTTTTTGAGGAAGGAAAAGACCGTCATCGTCCGTCGAATCCAGCAATCTATTGCAAGTTCTATGGTTTAAATACTAAGTCCCGCCAAGGCGGGACGCGATAAATGTTCTTTCGAGAGTGCCGTAGGCACTCGAAGTGGTTGATGAAGTGGTCAACCATTGGTACCATAACTTAAGAAAGGGTTCAGCGAGCAGAGTGAGCGACGACGAAACGGGAAAACCATAGGTTTTCCATTGTTAGCGGTTTGGCGAAATCATATTAGCCAAACCAAGTATGAACGAAGCAACCATAGACCTTGCAATAGGTGTTAGGAGCGAGACGGGCGAGGTCGTGGGTTTTACAACTCAAAAAGCGAGAGTGATGTATGAACATCGGGCGAGCTTTTTGAGGAAGGAAAAGACCGTCATCGTCCGTCGAATCCAGCAATCTATTGCAAGTTCTATGGTTAAAAATACTAAGTCCGCCGAAGGCGAGACGCGATATTGGAGGGAGTAAGTATGAAGAAGGCATTGTTGTTGAGTTTATTTGTTGTGTCGTTAATTGTTGCCGGTGTTGGTATGTGCGTTGCAAGTGAAGAGCCGGCTAGCGCAGGTATCAGTGCCGCAAACAACTTGGGTAAGGCGATGTTTTTTACGGGTGCCCAGTTAGCCGCCGCTTTAGGGCTAGGGATTGCTGCCGCAGGTTGCGGTATAGCTCAGGGTATTGCGGTTGGTAAAGCTGTAGAGGGTGTTGCCCGTCAGCCACAAGAGTCGGGTAAAATTCAAACACTTATGCTTATTGGCCTTGCAATTATAGAGTCGCTTACAATTTACGCGCTGGTTATTGCGCTAATTTTAATTTACGCAAATCCGTTTAAAGTGTACTTCGCGGGATAATATATGGTTGATATAAACTGGCAAATACTTCTTGTACAAAGCGGAACTTTCCTTTTGGCTGTTTTTGTTTTATGGAAGTTTGCGTGGGGGCCATTAACAAAAATGATGCAAGACCGCGCCCAGCAAATAAAAAATACCATAGAGCAAGAAAAGAAAAAGCTTGATGAGGCTTCTGCCGTAAAAGCCGTTTACGCGCAAAAACTTGAAGAGTTAGAAAAACAGGCGACAGAAATACTCAGGCAAAGCGCGAAAGACGGCAAAAAAACCACAGAAGAGATAATTCGTCAGGCGCACATAGAGGCAAAGAAAATTTTAGAAAACGCCTCAAGGCAAATAAAAGATGAGCAGGAAGCGGCAATGGTTCAAATAAAGCGCGATACTGTAGAAATTTCTTTTCAAATAGCTGAAAAAGTTTTAAAAGAAAAAATTGACACAGCAATGCGTCAGAAATTTGAAGCAGAGTTTATAGGCAAGCTTGAGGGGCACAGTTAATGGATGAGGTTGCGGCATACTATATTGCCTCCGCGCTTTATCAGCAGGCGGCAAAAAAAAATGAAGTTGAACAAACGCAAAAAGAGCTTGCTGTTTTAGATGAAGTTTTTGCCTTGGAGGGCAGGTTTAACGCATATTTCTCTCACCCGTTTGTTAGCCAGGCTCAAAAGCTGGGGTTTTTGCGTAAAATAATAAGTTCTCAAATGCTTATAAAATTTTTTGGACAGTTAATAGAAAAACGGCTCTTCGGCTATTTACCGAATATATTTAAAGCATATAAAAATATCACTTGCGCAAAAGGCGGCATAAGCCGGGCAAGCGTAAAAACTGCAAATACTTTAGCTCCACAAACAATGGAAAAATTCGTTTCTGCTGTGCGTAAAGTTGCCGGTACAAAGGCAGACATAGAGTTTTTACAAGACCCAAAACTTCTTGGCGGTGTTGTGGTAAAAATAGACAACAAAGTTTATGACGGTTCAATAAAAAGGCAAATGGAACTTCTTAAAGAGAGGTTGTTACTAGAATGAAAACTGATGAAATTATTGGCTTTATCAAAAAACATTTAGACGAGCATTCCAGTTCAATGCAAATTGACGAGGTCGGCTCGGTAATTCAGGTTGGCGACGGAATTGCAAAAATTTACGGGCTTGAAAAAGCAATGGTTAGCGAACTTTTGCTTTTCCCCAGCGGTATTTACGGCTTGGTGTTAAACTTAGACCGTGAAACCGTTGGAGCCGCTATTTTAGGCGAAGATAACGTTATAAAAGAAGGCGACGAAGTTCGTCGCACTGGCAAAGTTTTCTCGGTGCCGGTGGGTGCAGGATTAATTGGCAGAGTTGTTAACCCGCTTGGTCAGGCAATAGACGGCAAAGGGGCAATAAACACAAAAGCAACTCGCCCAATTGAAGTTATTGCCTCAGGTGTTATAGACAGGCAACCGGTGCGCCAGCCATTGCAGACGGGCATAAAAGCAATTGATTCTATGATTCCAATAGGCCGCGGCCAAAGAGAGCTTATAATTGGCGACCGCCAAACCGGCAAAACGGCAATAGCGCTTGATGCCATAATAAATCAAAAAAATGAAAATGTTCTCTGTATATATGTTGCGATTGGTCAAAAACAATCCGTAGTGGCAAGAATAGTAGAAAAATTACGCGCCCACGACGCAATGCAATACACCATTGTGGTGTCAGCCACAGCCAATGACCCTGCTCCATTGCAATACATTGCTCCATACTCCGGCATTGCCATGGCTGAGGAATTTCTTTACGCCGGTAAAGATGTTTTAATTGTATACGACGATCTTTCAAAGCATGCTGTTGCTTACCGTCAAATGTCTTTGTTGCTTCGCCGTCCGCCGGGCCGCGAGGCATACCCGGGCGATGTGTTTTATCTGCATTCAAGGTTGCTTGAAAGAGCGGTTAAACTAAGCGACGAAAAAGGTGGCGGGTCAATAACGGCTTTACCAATTATTGAAACTCAGGCGGGCGACATCTCCGCTTACATACCAACAAATGTTATTTCAATTACCGACGGTCAAATATACTTGGAAGCAAACTTGTTTTATGGCGGCGTAAGGCCTGCTGTTAATGCCGGTCTTTCCGTGTCGCGTGTTGGCGGCGTTGCGCAAATAAAGGCAATGCGTCAGGTTTCAGGCCGTTTAAGAATTGACCTTGCGCAACACAGGGCGCTAAGTGCTTTTGCGCAGTTTGGTGCCGACTTAGACCAAAAAAGTAAAAACTCACTTTTGCGAGGTGAAAAACTTATTGAGATATTAAAACAAGATGAAGCCGTACCGCTTACGGTAGAAAAAGAAACAATTATTGTATATGCCGGCGTAAATGGCTTTGTTGACGATATTCCAACGGAGAAAATACGAGCTTTTGAAACAAAACTTTTTGCTGCTTACGACAAAAAATTATCACACCTAACATCTGTGCTAAAAGCAGAAGGTGTAAGTGAAAAAGCAGCAACCGAGCTAAATGCTCTTATAGGTGAGTGCAAGCAAGAGTTTCTATCAAACGCAAACGGGAAAATTTAATAAATGTCTAACCTGCGCGAGCTACGAAGAAGAATAAAAAGCGTAAAAAGCATAAAGCACATAACAAGCGCTATGCAAAAAATTTCCGCAAGCCGTCTTATGCGCGCAAAAAAACGCTTTTTAAATGCAAAGCCATACGCCGGAGTTATTTTAGAAATGCTCTCATCGGTAATGGCTGAATGCGGTGATGTTTCCGTCCATTCGTTGCTTGAAACAAACACGGGCAATCAATATTTACTTTTTGTAATATCCGCTGATAAGGGGCTATGTGGTGCTTTTAACTCTTCACTTTTGCGAAAAGTAGATAATTTTTTAAAAGAAAAAAATACGCAAGGTGGTGAGGTTTCGCTGGTATGCTTTGGTAAAAAGGCAGTGGACCATTTTAAGAGAAATAAGCAAAAACTTTTACTTGAATATCAAAACACTCCAGTGTTTCCAAAGTTTCCGTATATTTCAACAATCGCCGATGAGTTAATTGAACGCTACACAAAAAAAGAGTTTGCAGGCGTATATGTGGCATATAACAAATTTATATCCTCATACAAGCAAGTGTCTGCAATAACCAAACTCTTACCATTAGATGTGCCAAAGGCAAGCCTACAAGCGTCAAACTATATTTATGAGCCGTCGGCGCAGGTGCTTTTTGGCGAATTGCTAAGCGCGCGCGTTAGAGCTTTTATTTGGAGCGTTATATTAGAGTCGTCAATAGGTGAGCATTCCGCAAGAATGATAATGATGGAACAGGCATCGGTAAATGCCAGCCGTATGATAGATACACTTGTGCTTGATTCAAATAAACTGCGTCAATCAATAATTACAAAAGAACTTACAGAAATAGTTGGAACTTCAGAGGCGTTAAAATAAATTTAATATAGTACGCGCTTTTGCGTACTAAAAAAGGTAAAAAAATGGCAACAGGAAAAGTAGTTCAAATTATCGGCCCGGTAGTAGATGTTGAATTTAAAATGGCGGAGATACCTCAACTTTATAACGAGCTTAAGGTTGCCGGAATTACCCTTGAGGTTATGGCACATATTGGCGAGGGTGTTGTGCGCGCCATAGCGCTTGGCCCAACAGAAGGCCTTTCAAGAAATCTTGAGGTAGAAGATACCGGCGGCCCAATAAAAGTAAAAGTTGGTAAAGAAACCCTTGGCCGTTTAATGAATGTTTTAGGCGAACCAATGGATAATGGCGGCCCAATAAAATCTAAAAAATATTCCCCTATTCATAAACCATCGCCTGGTTTTGTGGCTCAAGAAGTTGAAACAAAAATATTTGAAACAGGCATAAAAGCTATTGACTTGCTTGCGCCGTTTCCAAAAGGCGGTAAGGTTGGTTTATTTGGCGGTGCCGGCGTCGGTAAAACAGTCGTTGTTATGGAACTTATAAGAAACATCGCAACACAACACGGCGGTATTTCGGTGTTTGGCGGTATTGGTGAGCGCACGCGTGAAGGCAACGATTTATATCTTGAAATGAAGCAATCCGGAGTGTTAGATAAAACAGTGCTTGTTTATGGCCAAATGAACGAGCCGCCCGGGTCGCGCCTGCGTGTAGGTTTTACCGCAATAACAATGGCCGAGTATTTTAGAGATGAAGAAAAGCAGGATGTGTTGCTTTTTATAGACAATGTTTTTAGGTATGTGCTTGCCGGTGCCGAGGTGTCAACGCTATTAGGCAGAATGCCATCGGCGGTAGGTTACCAGCCGACACTTTCCACAGATATGGGTGCCCTTGAAGAGAGAATAACCTCAACGCACTCAGGTTCAATAACTTCGGTGCAGGCAGTTTATGTGCCGGCGGATGACCTTACAGACCCCGGTGTTGCAACCGTGTTTAGCCATTTAGATGCCTCAGTAGTTCTTTCAAGGCAGATATCTGAGCTTGGTATATATCCAGCGGTTGACCCCCTTGAGTCAACCTCAACAATTCTTCAGCCGTCTATTGTTGGCGAAGATCACTACGCTGTTGCCCGTGGCGTGCAAAAAGTACTGCAACGTTATCGCGAATTGCAAGACATAATAGCCATTTTGGGCGTTGAAGAGCTTTCCGACGAAGATAAGCTAATAGTATCGCGTGCGAGAAAAATTCAACGCTTCCTTTCGCAGCCGTTTTTTGTTGCCGAGGGTTACACAGGTAGAAAAGGTAAATATGTGCCATTAAAAGAAACTATCCGCGGTTTTAAAGAAATATTAAACGGCAAGTATGACGAAGCATCAGAACAATCATTTTTTATGTGCGGCCCAATTGAAGATGTAATTGAAAACGAAGAAGAGGAAGATTAAAGCGTGAAGCAATTTAGTATAAACATAACCACCCCGGAAGAAACGATTTTTTCTGGTGAACTTGAGTCGGTGGTTTTACCGGTTCTTGATGGGCAAATGGAAGTGCTTGCTAATCATGCGCCGTGTATAGCTGTTTTTGCGCGTGGTGTAGTAAAAATTAAAGATAGGTTGTTGACAATAGGCAGGGGCTATGCCAAAATAGAAAAAAACACAGTACAACTTTTCCCTGAGGATGCCTTCTGGGATCGCCGCAAAACCCCAAGATAAAACTCAAAAGAGAAATAAAATGAAAAAAACTCTTTTTACCATGTCATTATTGTTTCTTCTTTCCTTCCCACTCCACGCCGATGAAAATGTGTCGCTTCAAGCCCTTATTAATACCGCAAGACAAAATAACCCTGAAATAAAATCAGCTGAAAAAACATACCAATCGGCAGATTATGGCATAACCTCAATGTCGGCATGGAGCAATCCATTGGTTGGTTATGAATTTATGAAAGACGATAACAGATTATATATTTCGCAAATGTTCTCTTTTCCCTGCAAACTTTCATATAAAAAAACCTCCGCTTCTAATATGGCAAAAGCTTTAAACCAACAGCTCAAGCAGAAAATTTTGGAATTAGATACAAAAATTAAAAAAACTTTTTGGGGTTATTGGCTCGCCTATATGAACATAGATAAATATAACGAGAATATAGTTCTTATGAAAGAATCTCTTGAAATGGCTAAATCAAGATATATCGTAGGCAAAGTTACGGAAGCAGATGTTTTATCAGCAACTGCGGAACTTGGCAGGATGCAGGGGATGCTTGTTATTGCACAATACGAAATGGATGCAATGTGTGCCCAGCTTAACGCGCTTATGAACAAAAGCCCTGATGAATCTTTGGGAACACCTGAAAAATTTGAGATAAGCGATTTTAATATTGATTACGCTCAGCTTGAGAAAAAAACTTTAAATGATAATTTTGGGTTGGCAGAAAAGAAATATATGTATCAGGGTAGTTTAGCGGACTCAAAGTTTTCAACGATGGAATGGTTCCCTGACCTAATGGCGGAGGCAAGAATAAGTGATATGCCTGAGAAAACCACATATATGGCGGCAGCGCAGGTGCCGCTTTATTTCTGGAACAGGGTGTCGGAAGTAAGGTCTAAAAATTCGCAGGCAGAAGCTGTAAGGCAAACCCTTGAATCGGAAAAGAATTCCGTACGCTTAGCGCTTAAAGATATGTATCTTCAATATAATAGGAACATGGAACTGATAAAAATATACGAGTCCGATATTCTGCCTTCTGCCAATCAGGCGGTTCAAATAGCACAATCAGCTTATCGCACTGGCAAAGTTGATTTTCAGTATCTGCTTGACCTTCAGAAAAAGAATCTTGATTTTGAAATAGAATACAATAAGTTAACCGCCGAAAGCAGGATGTATTACGCCGAGCTTGAAATGATAGCTGGAGGAGACATAAAATGACCCACCTACGCTAATCGTGTCATCAATAATCGCGGCTATTCGCCGCATTGATGCCACAGTTTTGGTGGATCACTTGAAGTTTGCATGCATGCAGTAATTGTTAGAGTAATCAAAGTATTGCAAGGTTTTCAAATAAAATATGAGAGGTATTTTCAAGTGAAACAATTTATTTTAGTGGTATCTTTATTATTTTTAGGGGCAATTATTGTTATTGCCAGTACAAAAACAGGGGAATACAAATTACGCTTTGCA
The sequence above is a segment of the Endomicrobiales bacterium genome. Coding sequences within it:
- a CDS encoding septum formation initiator family protein translates to MPLKKGTKVFLIVGGILALAFFLFNARAIRIVSIYAESSRLRSDIERLKTENQLLRDELEVASKDSDYQEFLARRDLELISDGEIQYYFGKGKAKDEDK
- a CDS encoding transglycosylase SLT domain-containing protein — encoded protein: MIKLAWFISFAVLLFFASQASCKLIVDTNQDGGVVCDDNDVQRTMKEAELLFRQASKSFASGNEDKAQELYNKSMESFYSIEFYPSDYYGAKEEFEKVFSKLNQSLYTENKEDLTCKRYATFDSPEKNRLFEIYLKLYSQGRLKEETKNALEASGAYRQMILNILKEYDLPEELVYLPVVESLYKNDTLSKAGALGLWQIMPKRARALNLQVNIWIDERKDPQKATRAAAQYLKDLYVMFNNWSLAIAAYNRGEYGLERDLKYSKTTNINDVSKQKAIPKETEHFVPKFMAVTILADYAGQYGLEINYDNPIKYDEVTINSVVDLNIAAKCAGTDKETIKKLNPALKLWCTPPNYPDFKLKIPAGKAREFLDKISGIKELNLTSGYIKYKVKSDDFLEKIAIKFSTSVSSIEELNGIKRSSSLRIGTVLAIKPGKAYYSKDK
- a CDS encoding AtpZ/AtpI family protein is translated as MKKFSELNDFVAFSWIGITLAALAALGFFLGSWLDSKLNTAPLFMIVFMLSGVALGFLRVYFSLAFKNKIDSKKNNNDQKED
- the atpB gene encoding F0F1 ATP synthase subunit A, with the translated sequence MHGVPEAIGYHIGIPTIVFMNFVAIAILALLSFLATRRMSVVPSGMQNVFEVLFSFVFDLADSIIGVQSKKYYPLFIGLFLYILTSNLMGVIPGMVSPTSNINTTLALALIIFFSTHFFGIRKKGLLKYLDGLCHGVPIWLKPMMFVIEIISELARPVSLSFRLFGNMMAKELLLAILALLIIVLFQSHGMLQKALSVVPLVLQPLMLLFGLFVAFIQAFIFTVLSIFYIGGAVAEDH
- the atpE gene encoding ATP synthase F0 subunit C, with protein sequence MKKALLLSLFVVSLIVAGVGMCVASEEPASAGISAANNLGKAMFFTGAQLAAALGLGIAAAGCGIAQGIAVGKAVEGVARQPQESGKIQTLMLIGLAIIESLTIYALVIALILIYANPFKVYFAG
- the atpF gene encoding F0F1 ATP synthase subunit B, translating into MVDINWQILLVQSGTFLLAVFVLWKFAWGPLTKMMQDRAQQIKNTIEQEKKKLDEASAVKAVYAQKLEELEKQATEILRQSAKDGKKTTEEIIRQAHIEAKKILENASRQIKDEQEAAMVQIKRDTVEISFQIAEKVLKEKIDTAMRQKFEAEFIGKLEGHS
- the atpH gene encoding ATP synthase F1 subunit delta; amino-acid sequence: MDEVAAYYIASALYQQAAKKNEVEQTQKELAVLDEVFALEGRFNAYFSHPFVSQAQKLGFLRKIISSQMLIKFFGQLIEKRLFGYLPNIFKAYKNITCAKGGISRASVKTANTLAPQTMEKFVSAVRKVAGTKADIEFLQDPKLLGGVVVKIDNKVYDGSIKRQMELLKERLLLE
- the atpA gene encoding F0F1 ATP synthase subunit alpha encodes the protein MKTDEIIGFIKKHLDEHSSSMQIDEVGSVIQVGDGIAKIYGLEKAMVSELLLFPSGIYGLVLNLDRETVGAAILGEDNVIKEGDEVRRTGKVFSVPVGAGLIGRVVNPLGQAIDGKGAINTKATRPIEVIASGVIDRQPVRQPLQTGIKAIDSMIPIGRGQRELIIGDRQTGKTAIALDAIINQKNENVLCIYVAIGQKQSVVARIVEKLRAHDAMQYTIVVSATANDPAPLQYIAPYSGIAMAEEFLYAGKDVLIVYDDLSKHAVAYRQMSLLLRRPPGREAYPGDVFYLHSRLLERAVKLSDEKGGGSITALPIIETQAGDISAYIPTNVISITDGQIYLEANLFYGGVRPAVNAGLSVSRVGGVAQIKAMRQVSGRLRIDLAQHRALSAFAQFGADLDQKSKNSLLRGEKLIEILKQDEAVPLTVEKETIIVYAGVNGFVDDIPTEKIRAFETKLFAAYDKKLSHLTSVLKAEGVSEKAATELNALIGECKQEFLSNANGKI
- the atpG gene encoding ATP synthase F1 subunit gamma, whose product is MSNLRELRRRIKSVKSIKHITSAMQKISASRLMRAKKRFLNAKPYAGVILEMLSSVMAECGDVSVHSLLETNTGNQYLLFVISADKGLCGAFNSSLLRKVDNFLKEKNTQGGEVSLVCFGKKAVDHFKRNKQKLLLEYQNTPVFPKFPYISTIADELIERYTKKEFAGVYVAYNKFISSYKQVSAITKLLPLDVPKASLQASNYIYEPSAQVLFGELLSARVRAFIWSVILESSIGEHSARMIMMEQASVNASRMIDTLVLDSNKLRQSIITKELTEIVGTSEALK
- the atpD gene encoding F0F1 ATP synthase subunit beta — translated: MATGKVVQIIGPVVDVEFKMAEIPQLYNELKVAGITLEVMAHIGEGVVRAIALGPTEGLSRNLEVEDTGGPIKVKVGKETLGRLMNVLGEPMDNGGPIKSKKYSPIHKPSPGFVAQEVETKIFETGIKAIDLLAPFPKGGKVGLFGGAGVGKTVVVMELIRNIATQHGGISVFGGIGERTREGNDLYLEMKQSGVLDKTVLVYGQMNEPPGSRLRVGFTAITMAEYFRDEEKQDVLLFIDNVFRYVLAGAEVSTLLGRMPSAVGYQPTLSTDMGALEERITSTHSGSITSVQAVYVPADDLTDPGVATVFSHLDASVVLSRQISELGIYPAVDPLESTSTILQPSIVGEDHYAVARGVQKVLQRYRELQDIIAILGVEELSDEDKLIVSRARKIQRFLSQPFFVAEGYTGRKGKYVPLKETIRGFKEILNGKYDEASEQSFFMCGPIEDVIENEEEED
- a CDS encoding F0F1 ATP synthase subunit epsilon is translated as MKQFSINITTPEETIFSGELESVVLPVLDGQMEVLANHAPCIAVFARGVVKIKDRLLTIGRGYAKIEKNTVQLFPEDAFWDRRKTPR
- a CDS encoding TolC family protein; its protein translation is MKKTLFTMSLLFLLSFPLHADENVSLQALINTARQNNPEIKSAEKTYQSADYGITSMSAWSNPLVGYEFMKDDNRLYISQMFSFPCKLSYKKTSASNMAKALNQQLKQKILELDTKIKKTFWGYWLAYMNIDKYNENIVLMKESLEMAKSRYIVGKVTEADVLSATAELGRMQGMLVIAQYEMDAMCAQLNALMNKSPDESLGTPEKFEISDFNIDYAQLEKKTLNDNFGLAEKKYMYQGSLADSKFSTMEWFPDLMAEARISDMPEKTTYMAAAQVPLYFWNRVSEVRSKNSQAEAVRQTLESEKNSVRLALKDMYLQYNRNMELIKIYESDILPSANQAVQIAQSAYRTGKVDFQYLLDLQKKNLDFEIEYNKLTAESRMYYAELEMIAGGDIK